From the genome of Acidobacteriota bacterium, one region includes:
- a CDS encoding HAD family phosphatase, producing the protein MSRAVIFDFDGVIVNSEPIHFQGLNRALAPEGIDVSWEQYQERYLAFDDKTCFSAVFQDWGCELSLSKRTELIERKAEIVHQLMEGRESLFPGVMELIPRLATIVPLAVNSGALRAEIELVLTGTGLRHHFTTIVSSEDITRCKPDPEGYLLALQRLNEFLNPHPWLQPKDCWVIEDSVQGVESAIRAGMKCLAVTNSYPAEALSRATHIVSTLEGWQP; encoded by the coding sequence ATGAGCCGAGCTGTGATATTTGATTTTGATGGAGTGATTGTAAACAGCGAGCCCATTCACTTTCAGGGGCTCAATCGGGCGTTAGCACCCGAAGGAATTGATGTTTCTTGGGAACAATACCAGGAAAGGTATTTGGCTTTCGATGATAAAACCTGCTTTTCGGCTGTCTTCCAGGATTGGGGATGTGAACTTTCTTTGAGTAAGCGAACTGAATTGATTGAACGCAAGGCAGAGATTGTCCATCAGTTAATGGAAGGAAGGGAATCGCTTTTTCCAGGCGTGATGGAATTGATTCCTCGCCTGGCGACGATTGTTCCCCTGGCCGTGAATTCAGGTGCTTTGCGAGCCGAAATTGAACTGGTTCTGACTGGAACTGGTCTCCGGCATCATTTCACCACGATTGTCAGTAGCGAAGATATAACTCGCTGTAAACCGGATCCAGAAGGGTATCTGCTGGCCTTGCAACGTCTTAATGAGTTTCTCAACCCTCATCCGTGGCTCCAGCCAAAAGATTGCTGGGTGATTGAAGACTCGGTTCAGGGGGTTGAATCTGCCATCCGGGCCGGAATGAAATGCCTGGCGGTGACCAATTCCTACCCGGCAGAGGCGCTCAGTCGTGCCACCCATATCGTTTCAACCCTGGAAGGCTGGCAGCCTTGA